A genomic region of Roseateles amylovorans contains the following coding sequences:
- a CDS encoding aspartyl/asparaginyl beta-hydroxylase domain-containing protein yields MADWLPPTRYWVLAIFIASALYAHFRGRVRFKLARALTDFTVLISPINAVMYLFSRAPATPYLKTEEFKELALLRENWQLIREEALKLNDEGYIKAASGYNDIGFNSFFRTGWKRFYLKWYDRDMESAQSLCPKTVELLRRIPTVKAAMFASLPPGARLVRHRDPYAGSLRYHLGLTTPNDPGCFIEVDGQRYHWRDGEDVMFDETFIHYAENTTDQQRVILFCDVERPLYFAPTRWLNRWFGKLVMTAAATQNLESEPIGGLNKFFYHAYKVRIFFKAFKAKSRLGYYVVKWALILGILAAIFI; encoded by the coding sequence ATGGCCGACTGGCTGCCGCCGACGCGTTATTGGGTGCTGGCGATCTTCATCGCCTCGGCCTTGTATGCCCACTTCCGGGGCCGGGTTCGCTTCAAGCTGGCCCGCGCGCTCACCGATTTCACGGTGCTCATCTCGCCGATCAATGCGGTGATGTACCTGTTCTCACGCGCGCCGGCCACGCCCTACCTCAAGACCGAGGAATTCAAGGAACTCGCCCTGCTGCGCGAGAACTGGCAGTTGATCCGCGAAGAGGCGCTCAAGCTCAACGACGAGGGCTACATCAAGGCCGCGTCCGGCTACAACGACATCGGCTTCAATTCCTTCTTCCGCACCGGCTGGAAGCGCTTCTACCTGAAGTGGTATGACCGCGACATGGAATCGGCGCAGTCGCTTTGCCCGAAGACGGTCGAACTGCTGCGCCGCATTCCCACGGTGAAGGCGGCGATGTTCGCGTCCCTGCCGCCGGGGGCTCGCCTGGTGCGCCATCGCGATCCGTATGCCGGCTCGCTGCGCTACCACCTGGGCCTGACCACCCCCAACGACCCGGGCTGCTTCATCGAGGTCGACGGCCAGCGCTATCACTGGCGCGATGGAGAGGACGTCATGTTCGACGAAACCTTCATCCATTACGCCGAGAACACCACCGACCAGCAACGGGTAATCCTGTTCTGTGATGTGGAGCGTCCGCTGTACTTCGCGCCGACCCGTTGGCTGAACCGCTGGTTCGGCAAGCTGGTGATGACGGCCGCGGCCACCCAGAACCTGGAGAGCGAACCGATCGGCGGGCTCAACAAGTTCTTCTATCACGCGTACAAGGTTCGGATCTTCTTCAAAGCCTTCAAGGCCAAGTCGCGCCTGGGCTACTACGTGGTGAAGTGGGCGCTGATTCTGGGCATCCTGGCGGCGATCTTTATCTGA
- a CDS encoding NAD-dependent succinate-semialdehyde dehydrogenase → MDTKTSPLAQLKDPSLLKTDALINGEWVGGAARFDVDDPATGELLTHVANLGASEADAAVAAAQAAWPAWRAKTAKERGAILMRWYHLLIQHADDLARILTAEQGKPLAEARGEIVYGASFLEWFAEQGKRVYGETIPTTDPTKRYWVIQQPVGVCAAITPWNFPLAMITRKVAPALAAGCPVVIKPAEQTPLTALAAAELAQRAGMPAGVLNVVTGDGDQSIAIGKVLCESPAVRHLSFTGSTEVGRILMAQSAPTIKKLSLELGGNAPFLVFDDADLDSAVEGALASKYRNAGQTCVCANRFYVQDGVYDAFVTKLAEKVAALKVGNGFESGVTQGPLIDDAAIEKVERHVADATAKGARILIGGERLHDRFFQPTVLADVTSDMLCAREETFGPVAPVFRFQTEAEGIAMANGTEFGLASYFYSRDIGRIFRVGEAIESGMVGVNTGLISTAEVPFGGVKQSGLGREGGHQGIDEYLESKYLCLGDLQR, encoded by the coding sequence ATGGACACCAAGACTTCCCCGCTGGCCCAGCTGAAGGACCCCAGCCTGCTCAAGACGGATGCGCTGATCAACGGCGAATGGGTCGGCGGCGCGGCGCGATTCGATGTGGACGATCCCGCCACCGGCGAGCTGCTGACCCATGTGGCCAATCTCGGCGCTTCCGAAGCGGATGCGGCGGTGGCTGCCGCCCAGGCCGCCTGGCCCGCCTGGCGTGCCAAGACGGCCAAGGAGCGCGGCGCCATTCTGATGCGCTGGTATCACCTGCTGATCCAGCATGCCGACGACCTCGCCCGCATCCTCACTGCCGAGCAGGGCAAGCCGCTGGCCGAAGCCCGCGGCGAGATCGTCTACGGCGCCAGTTTCCTGGAATGGTTTGCCGAGCAAGGCAAGCGGGTCTACGGTGAGACCATCCCCACCACCGATCCCACCAAGCGCTACTGGGTGATCCAGCAGCCCGTGGGCGTTTGCGCGGCGATCACGCCCTGGAACTTCCCGCTCGCCATGATCACCCGCAAGGTCGCGCCGGCCCTGGCCGCGGGCTGTCCGGTCGTGATCAAGCCGGCGGAACAGACCCCGCTGACCGCCTTGGCCGCGGCCGAGCTGGCCCAGCGCGCGGGCATGCCGGCCGGGGTGCTGAACGTGGTCACCGGCGACGGCGACCAGTCGATCGCCATTGGCAAGGTGCTGTGCGAGAGCCCGGCGGTGCGCCATCTGTCGTTCACCGGGTCGACCGAGGTCGGCCGCATCCTGATGGCGCAAAGCGCGCCGACCATCAAGAAGCTGTCGCTGGAGTTGGGTGGCAATGCGCCGTTCCTAGTGTTTGACGATGCCGATCTGGACAGCGCCGTGGAAGGCGCCCTGGCCAGCAAGTACCGCAACGCCGGCCAGACCTGCGTCTGCGCCAATCGCTTCTATGTGCAGGACGGCGTCTATGACGCCTTCGTGACCAAGTTGGCGGAGAAGGTGGCCGCCCTCAAGGTGGGCAATGGCTTCGAGTCGGGCGTGACGCAAGGGCCGCTGATCGACGACGCGGCCATCGAGAAAGTGGAGCGCCATGTGGCGGACGCCACCGCCAAGGGCGCGCGCATCCTGATCGGGGGGGAACGGCTGCATGACCGGTTCTTCCAGCCGACGGTGCTGGCCGATGTCACCTCCGACATGCTCTGTGCCCGTGAAGAGACCTTCGGCCCGGTGGCGCCGGTCTTCCGTTTCCAGACCGAGGCCGAAGGCATCGCGATGGCCAACGGCACCGAATTCGGCTTGGCGAGCTATTTCTACAGCCGCGACATCGGGCGGATCTTCCGCGTGGGCGAGGCGATCGAGTCCGGCATGGTCGGCGTCAACACCGGACTGATCTCGACCGCGGAAGTGCCCTTCGGCGGCGTGAAGCAATCCGGCCTGGGGCGCGAGGGCGGGCACCAGGGCATCGACGAGTACCTCGAAAGCAAGTACCTCTGCCTGGGCGACCTTCAGCGCTGA
- a CDS encoding UPF0149 family protein, producing MAHTDDMDTPSLDIENAQRLAEYLTLLAGAANQDAPAVTLDTLDGYMTALLVGPQPTAPLQAMDALFGDNWPAAFEEQDLTDAFMDALHLRWNEIGDSLDPQPLLDAPEQMHLTPLISEFDDETKERLIAEGALSADLLARLPAPGAMWAQGFLQAVEDLDTWELPEGDADEDLTLMLQAIQAVTLAEGSSARAEYIEQAYEEPEGIDQNALIDDMLFTAQDMRLFWMQQAVLKGAHAQGADDDSEGQTTH from the coding sequence ATGGCACACACCGACGACATGGACACCCCTTCCCTCGACATCGAGAACGCGCAGCGCCTGGCTGAATACCTGACCCTGCTGGCTGGCGCCGCCAACCAGGATGCGCCCGCGGTCACCCTGGACACGCTGGACGGCTACATGACCGCCCTGCTGGTTGGCCCGCAGCCGACCGCGCCGCTGCAAGCGATGGATGCCCTGTTCGGCGACAACTGGCCCGCTGCCTTCGAGGAACAGGACCTGACCGACGCCTTCATGGATGCCCTGCACCTGCGCTGGAACGAGATCGGCGACAGCCTGGATCCGCAGCCGCTGCTGGATGCCCCGGAACAGATGCATCTGACCCCGCTGATCTCCGAGTTCGACGACGAGACCAAGGAGCGTCTGATCGCCGAGGGCGCGCTGAGTGCCGATCTGCTGGCGCGCCTGCCTGCGCCTGGCGCGATGTGGGCCCAGGGCTTCCTGCAAGCCGTGGAAGACCTCGACACCTGGGAACTGCCCGAAGGCGATGCCGACGAGGACCTGACGCTGATGCTCCAGGCGATCCAGGCTGTGACCTTGGCCGAGGGTTCGAGCGCCCGCGCCGAGTACATCGAGCAGGCCTACGAAGAGCCGGAAGGCATCGACCAGAATGCGCTGATCGACGACATGCTGTTCACCGCACAGGACATGCGCCTGTTCTGGATGCAGCAGGCGGTGCTGAAGGGTGCCCATGCCCAGGGCGCTGACGACGACAGCGAAGGTCAGACGACGCACTGA
- the alaS gene encoding alanine--tRNA ligase has translation MKAAEIRNTFLKFFESKGHQIVASSPVVPGDDPTLLFTNAGMNQFKDVFLGQDKRPYSRATTAQKCIRAGGKHNDLDNVGYTARHHTFFEMLGNFSFGDYFKKDAISFAWELLTEHFKLPKDKLWVTVYSEDDEAYEIWNKQVGVPAERIVRIGDNKGGRYMSDNFWMMGDTGPCGPCTEIFFDHGADIPGGPPGSPDEDGDRYIEIWNNVFMQFNRTEDGVMHPLPKPSVDTGMGLERIAAVLQHVHSNYEIDTFVALLAAAKAAVDGASAGDCDKDSASLKVIADHIRACSFTIVDGVIPGNEGRGYVLRRIARRAIRHGYKLGARTPFFHKIVAELVNQMGEAYPELRQAQGRVVEVLKQEEERFFQTIANGMEILEAALSGLTGASRQLDGETAFKLHDTYGFPVDLTADVCRERGVTVDQAGFDAAMTRQREQARAAGKFKMQQGLEYTGAATTFHGYEHLVTETATVTAVYVDGASVAQAQAGDDVVVVLDHTPFYAESGGQAGDSGELRNHTTRVAVEDTLKIQADVFGHHGRVLEGTVKVGDVFKAQIHAEARARTVRNHSATHLMHKALREVLGAHVQQKGSLVNAERTRFDFAHNAPMTAEEIRKVEAIVNAEILANADAQAEVMALDDAQKSGAMMLFGEKYGDTVRVLSIGSSKELCGGTHVRRTGDIGLFKIVSESGVAAGIRRVEAITGDNALHYLQSLESTLGAVAGTLKAAPNEVELRVHSVLDQVRSLEKELAAAKSKLASAQGDELLAQAVDVKGLKVLAATLVGADAKTLRETMDKLKDKLKTAAIVLAAVDGDKVQLAAGVTADSTAKVKAGELVNFVAQQVGGKGGGKPDLAMAGGTDAKALPAALASVQGWVGERL, from the coding sequence ATGAAAGCCGCAGAGATCCGCAACACGTTCCTGAAGTTCTTCGAATCCAAGGGGCATCAGATCGTCGCCTCCAGCCCGGTCGTGCCTGGCGACGACCCGACCCTGCTGTTCACCAACGCGGGCATGAACCAGTTCAAGGACGTGTTCCTGGGCCAGGACAAGCGGCCGTACTCCCGCGCCACCACGGCGCAGAAGTGCATCCGCGCCGGCGGCAAGCACAACGACCTGGACAACGTCGGCTACACCGCGCGTCACCACACCTTCTTCGAGATGCTGGGCAACTTCAGCTTCGGCGACTACTTCAAGAAGGACGCGATCAGCTTCGCCTGGGAACTGCTCACCGAGCACTTCAAGCTGCCCAAGGACAAGCTCTGGGTCACCGTCTATTCCGAGGACGACGAGGCCTACGAGATCTGGAACAAGCAGGTGGGCGTGCCCGCCGAGCGCATCGTGCGCATCGGTGACAACAAGGGCGGCCGCTACATGTCCGACAACTTCTGGATGATGGGCGACACCGGTCCCTGCGGCCCGTGCACCGAGATCTTCTTCGACCACGGCGCGGACATCCCCGGCGGCCCTCCGGGCAGCCCGGATGAAGACGGCGACCGCTACATCGAGATCTGGAACAACGTCTTCATGCAGTTCAACCGCACCGAAGACGGTGTGATGCATCCGCTGCCCAAGCCGTCGGTGGACACCGGCATGGGCCTGGAGCGCATCGCTGCGGTGCTGCAGCATGTGCATTCGAACTACGAGATCGACACCTTCGTCGCGCTGCTGGCCGCCGCCAAGGCGGCGGTGGACGGTGCCAGCGCCGGTGACTGCGACAAGGACTCCGCCTCGCTGAAGGTGATTGCGGACCACATCCGCGCCTGCTCGTTCACCATCGTCGACGGCGTGATCCCGGGCAACGAAGGCCGCGGCTATGTGCTGCGCCGCATTGCCCGTCGCGCCATCCGCCACGGCTACAAGCTGGGTGCCCGCACCCCGTTCTTCCACAAGATCGTGGCGGAGCTGGTCAACCAGATGGGCGAAGCCTACCCGGAGCTGCGCCAGGCACAGGGCCGCGTGGTGGAGGTGCTCAAGCAGGAAGAAGAGCGCTTCTTCCAGACCATCGCCAACGGCATGGAAATCCTGGAGGCGGCCTTGTCCGGCCTGACCGGCGCCTCCCGCCAGCTCGACGGCGAGACCGCCTTCAAGCTGCATGACACCTACGGCTTCCCGGTCGACCTGACGGCGGATGTCTGCCGTGAGCGCGGCGTCACCGTCGACCAGGCCGGCTTCGACGCCGCCATGACCCGCCAACGCGAGCAAGCCCGGGCCGCCGGCAAGTTCAAGATGCAGCAGGGCCTGGAGTACACCGGCGCCGCCACCACCTTCCACGGCTACGAGCACCTGGTCACCGAGACGGCCACCGTCACGGCGGTCTATGTGGACGGCGCGTCCGTTGCCCAGGCCCAGGCCGGTGATGACGTGGTGGTGGTCCTGGACCACACCCCGTTCTATGCCGAGAGCGGCGGCCAGGCCGGCGACAGCGGCGAGCTGCGCAACCACACGACCCGGGTCGCGGTGGAAGACACGCTGAAGATCCAGGCCGATGTGTTCGGTCACCACGGCCGGGTGCTGGAAGGCACGGTCAAGGTCGGTGATGTGTTCAAGGCGCAGATCCATGCAGAAGCCCGTGCCCGCACGGTGCGCAACCACAGCGCCACCCACCTGATGCACAAGGCGCTGCGCGAAGTGCTGGGCGCCCATGTGCAGCAGAAGGGCTCGCTGGTCAATGCCGAGCGCACCCGCTTCGACTTCGCCCACAACGCCCCGATGACGGCGGAGGAGATCCGCAAGGTCGAGGCCATCGTCAATGCCGAAATCCTGGCCAATGCCGACGCGCAAGCGGAAGTCATGGCCCTGGACGATGCGCAGAAGAGCGGCGCGATGATGCTGTTCGGCGAGAAGTACGGCGACACGGTCCGGGTGCTGAGCATCGGCAGTTCCAAGGAACTGTGCGGCGGCACCCATGTGCGCCGCACCGGTGACATCGGCCTGTTCAAGATCGTCTCCGAAAGCGGCGTGGCCGCCGGCATCCGCCGGGTCGAGGCGATCACTGGCGACAACGCGCTGCACTACCTGCAATCGCTGGAGTCGACGCTGGGCGCCGTCGCCGGCACCCTGAAGGCCGCGCCCAACGAGGTCGAACTGCGGGTGCACTCGGTGCTGGATCAGGTGCGGTCGCTGGAGAAGGAACTCGCTGCAGCCAAGAGCAAGCTCGCTTCGGCACAAGGCGACGAACTGCTGGCACAGGCGGTGGACGTCAAGGGTCTGAAGGTGCTGGCCGCCACGCTGGTGGGCGCCGATGCCAAGACGCTGCGCGAGACCATGGACAAGCTCAAGGACAAGCTCAAGACGGCCGCCATCGTGCTGGCCGCGGTCGATGGGGACAAGGTCCAGTTGGCCGCCGGCGTGACCGCCGACAGCACCGCCAAGGTCAAGGCTGGCGAGCTGGTGAACTTCGTGGCCCAGCAGGTGGGCGGCAAGGGCGGCGGCAAGCCGGACCTGGCCATGGCCGGCGGCACCGACGCCAAGGCACTGCCCGCGGCGCTGGCCAGCGTGCAAGGCTGGGTGGGCGAACGCCTGTGA
- a CDS encoding chemotaxis protein CheW: MTKVWRKGLPFSTEVAPLLAAMPLLDEYREPLMRLQGAWDSLALLGQMSGAATDMADTRSAFEALTGRLLDSLARRQLHNAVQQLQGRSQVAIDILIRNLFERTADVGFLAADAPLCALLQADAEGSLASGDAESLQRRFRDYVAKYSVYDQVVLLAADGRRLAALDAERCAEVVHDPRLMAALQPGQAFVEVHGPSGLLGGSAGLIYAAAVKGAAGAQGVLCLSFKLEDEMLGLFRALCAGVPRSVLVLKDAQGRVLLTSDPWQIPLGAPLPDAGNSQGWRIDFAGRDYLSTCAAASGYEGYFGPGWSAQMLQPLNHAFAEAPPEQTQGRAQQIDTRDLFDEELRSIPVEARRIQRELSRSLWNGKLKSRAHAHPSGSGPAAGGTDSSGNADFAVTLLNEVQRTGDQLRQVFERAIAQLEHGALGAIFDSVGFQGELAISIVNRNLYERANDCRWWALDARLQRALADGRADVAAEVLGSIHALYTVYSLLLVFDVHGRVVAVSDPAQAHQVGRRLEGDWVQGALALRDSSQYVVSDHAPCGLYGEQGEAPCLVYAAGVPHPDGGRLAGGIAIVFDGQPQFRAMLRAALPTQAGSAALLVTRAGIVVASSDERWAPGDRSPAPLAELSALGADQHITGELELDGRVQAYGLAMSGGYREYRRDMPADPQDLAALVLLPLGPRMSGLAATETEAAFVPLPPAGPEHLDVASFLVDHQWLGLPAIQVLAALERQRVTAWPQAPMAVRGMIGFEGRMLPVLDLGQLLFNRPCGDEAALLVCRTARGQRLVLAVQQLGQVFVAGTAQLQASPTRPGWAAQAQVRLLKGKGPHMLTLLDTDDLWSLVSGVAASSAEVTVSDVQLLASS; this comes from the coding sequence ATGACCAAGGTCTGGAGAAAAGGCCTGCCCTTCAGTACGGAAGTGGCACCTTTGCTGGCGGCGATGCCGCTGCTGGATGAATACCGTGAGCCGCTCATGCGGCTGCAGGGCGCGTGGGACAGCCTGGCCTTGCTGGGCCAGATGAGCGGTGCCGCCACCGACATGGCCGACACCCGCAGCGCCTTCGAGGCGCTCACCGGCCGGCTGCTGGACAGCCTGGCCCGCCGCCAGTTGCACAACGCGGTGCAGCAGCTGCAGGGCCGTTCTCAGGTGGCCATCGACATCCTGATCCGCAACCTCTTCGAGCGCACCGCCGATGTCGGCTTCCTGGCGGCCGACGCGCCGCTCTGCGCGCTGTTGCAGGCCGATGCCGAAGGGTCCCTGGCGTCTGGCGACGCCGAGTCGCTGCAGCGCCGATTCCGCGATTACGTCGCCAAGTACTCGGTCTATGACCAGGTGGTCTTGCTGGCGGCTGATGGTCGCCGCCTGGCGGCCCTGGATGCCGAGCGATGCGCCGAGGTGGTCCACGATCCGCGCCTGATGGCGGCGCTCCAGCCCGGTCAGGCCTTCGTCGAAGTGCATGGGCCCAGCGGATTGCTGGGGGGCTCGGCGGGACTGATCTATGCCGCCGCAGTGAAGGGCGCCGCAGGCGCGCAGGGCGTGTTGTGCCTGTCCTTCAAGCTGGAGGACGAGATGCTGGGGCTGTTCCGCGCGCTCTGCGCGGGTGTGCCCCGGTCGGTCCTGGTCCTCAAGGATGCGCAAGGCCGCGTGCTGCTCACCTCGGATCCCTGGCAGATCCCGCTGGGCGCGCCGCTGCCTGATGCCGGCAACAGCCAGGGCTGGCGCATCGATTTCGCCGGACGTGACTACCTGTCCACCTGCGCCGCAGCCAGTGGGTACGAAGGCTATTTCGGCCCCGGTTGGTCGGCCCAGATGCTGCAACCGCTGAATCATGCCTTCGCTGAGGCGCCGCCTGAGCAGACGCAAGGCCGCGCGCAGCAGATCGACACCCGGGATCTGTTCGACGAGGAACTGCGCAGCATCCCGGTCGAGGCGCGGCGCATCCAGCGTGAACTGTCCCGGTCGTTGTGGAACGGCAAGCTCAAGAGCCGCGCCCATGCGCATCCGTCCGGTTCCGGGCCAGCGGCGGGTGGCACCGACAGCAGCGGCAACGCCGATTTCGCGGTCACCTTGCTCAATGAAGTGCAACGCACCGGCGATCAGCTTCGCCAGGTGTTCGAACGCGCGATTGCGCAACTCGAACACGGTGCGCTGGGCGCGATCTTTGACAGCGTGGGCTTTCAGGGGGAGTTGGCGATCTCCATCGTCAATCGCAATCTCTATGAACGCGCCAATGACTGCCGATGGTGGGCCCTCGATGCGCGCCTGCAGCGTGCGCTGGCCGATGGCCGGGCCGATGTCGCGGCCGAGGTGCTGGGCAGCATCCACGCGCTCTATACGGTGTATTCGCTGCTGCTGGTCTTTGACGTCCATGGCCGGGTGGTGGCGGTGTCGGATCCGGCCCAGGCCCACCAGGTCGGTCGGCGGCTGGAAGGCGACTGGGTTCAGGGCGCCCTGGCCCTGCGTGACAGCAGCCAGTATGTGGTCTCCGACCACGCCCCTTGCGGCCTGTATGGCGAGCAAGGCGAGGCGCCGTGCCTCGTGTATGCGGCCGGCGTGCCGCATCCGGACGGTGGCCGGCTCGCCGGTGGCATCGCCATCGTCTTCGATGGGCAGCCTCAATTCCGCGCCATGCTCCGCGCGGCCTTGCCGACGCAGGCGGGATCGGCCGCGTTGCTGGTCACGCGCGCCGGCATCGTCGTCGCCAGCAGTGACGAGCGCTGGGCACCGGGTGACCGCTCACCCGCGCCCTTGGCCGAACTCAGCGCGCTGGGCGCCGATCAACACATCACCGGTGAACTCGAACTGGACGGCCGCGTGCAGGCGTATGGCTTGGCCATGTCCGGCGGCTACCGCGAATACCGTCGCGACATGCCCGCCGATCCGCAGGATCTCGCCGCGCTGGTGCTGCTCCCGCTGGGACCGCGCATGAGCGGTCTGGCGGCGACCGAGACGGAAGCCGCCTTCGTGCCGTTGCCGCCCGCTGGCCCTGAGCACCTGGATGTCGCCAGTTTCCTGGTCGATCACCAATGGCTGGGCTTGCCCGCGATCCAGGTGCTTGCCGCCCTGGAGCGCCAACGCGTCACCGCCTGGCCTCAAGCGCCGATGGCCGTGCGCGGCATGATTGGTTTCGAAGGCCGCATGCTGCCGGTGCTGGACCTGGGGCAGTTGCTCTTCAATCGCCCGTGTGGCGACGAGGCCGCGCTGCTGGTGTGTCGCACGGCCCGTGGACAGCGCTTGGTGCTGGCCGTACAGCAGCTGGGGCAGGTGTTTGTCGCGGGCACCGCGCAGTTGCAAGCCAGCCCCACGCGACCCGGCTGGGCGGCCCAGGCGCAAGTGCGACTGCTCAAAGGCAAGGGACCGCACATGCTGACGCTGCTCGATACCGACGACCTGTGGAGTCTGGTCAGCGGGGTGGCCGCCTCTTCTGCCGAGGTGACGGTGTCGGACGTCCAATTGCTGGCGTCCAGTTGA
- a CDS encoding MFS transporter, which produces MSAAAPIATPESSDAPVPPGAHTGWALLALAIGGFAIGTTEFAAMSLVPFFAPDLGIDAPAAGHVISAYALGVVVGAPLLAVLGAKVPRRTLLILLMLGFAIGNGLSALAPGYHAMLLFRFLSGLPHGAYFGVAALVAASMVAPARRAQAVSLVMLGLTVATIVGVPLANALGQWAGWRWGFGVVTVMALLTAALVALHAPRDPVRAGASAMRELGALARGQVWLTLGIATIGFGGMFAVYTYLGSTLLEVTGTGPGMLPVVLSVFGMGMTAGTLGAAWAADRALMPTVGGLLLWSALSLGLYPFAAGNLWTLLLVVFMIGCSGGLGAVLQTRLMDVAGDAQTLAAALNHSAFNAANALGPWLGGLTIAAGYGWTSTGWVGVVLAFGGLAIWAVSLAVDRSRARAAVRSPDARV; this is translated from the coding sequence ATGTCTGCCGCCGCTCCGATCGCCACGCCCGAGTCCTCTGACGCGCCGGTGCCGCCCGGCGCGCACACCGGCTGGGCCTTGCTGGCGCTGGCGATCGGTGGCTTTGCGATCGGCACCACCGAATTCGCGGCGATGAGTCTGGTGCCCTTTTTCGCGCCGGATCTGGGCATCGATGCACCGGCCGCCGGCCATGTGATCAGTGCCTATGCGCTGGGGGTGGTGGTCGGCGCGCCGCTGTTGGCGGTGCTTGGCGCCAAGGTGCCCCGGCGGACGTTGCTGATCCTGCTGATGCTGGGATTCGCCATCGGCAATGGGTTGAGCGCGCTGGCCCCCGGTTATCACGCGATGCTGCTGTTCCGCTTCCTGAGCGGGCTGCCGCATGGGGCGTACTTCGGCGTGGCGGCGCTGGTGGCGGCGTCGATGGTTGCGCCGGCGCGGCGCGCGCAGGCGGTCAGCCTGGTGATGCTGGGCTTGACGGTGGCCACCATCGTCGGTGTGCCGCTCGCCAATGCCTTGGGCCAATGGGCCGGCTGGCGCTGGGGCTTTGGCGTGGTGACCGTGATGGCGCTGCTCACGGCCGCGCTGGTTGCCCTGCATGCACCGCGCGACCCCGTTCGTGCGGGCGCGAGCGCCATGCGTGAGCTGGGTGCGCTGGCCCGTGGTCAGGTCTGGCTGACGCTGGGCATCGCCACGATCGGTTTCGGCGGCATGTTCGCGGTCTATACCTACCTCGGCTCCACGCTGCTGGAAGTCACCGGCACCGGCCCGGGCATGTTGCCGGTGGTCCTGAGCGTGTTCGGCATGGGCATGACCGCCGGGACCCTGGGCGCGGCCTGGGCGGCGGATCGGGCCTTGATGCCCACCGTCGGCGGGCTGCTGCTGTGGAGCGCCTTGTCGCTGGGCCTGTACCCGTTTGCGGCCGGCAACCTGTGGACGCTGCTGCTGGTGGTCTTCATGATCGGCTGCAGCGGCGGTTTGGGTGCGGTGCTGCAGACGCGGCTGATGGATGTGGCCGGCGATGCGCAGACACTGGCCGCCGCGCTCAACCACTCGGCCTTCAATGCGGCCAATGCGCTCGGACCTTGGCTGGGCGGGCTGACGATCGCGGCCGGTTATGGCTGGACGTCCACCGGCTGGGTCGGCGTGGTGCTGGCCTTCGGCGGGCTGGCGATCTGGGCGGTGTCGCTGGCGGTGGATCGGTCCCGCGCACGCGCGGCGGTGCGAAGCCCTGACGCTCGCGTCTGA
- a CDS encoding GNAT family N-acetyltransferase has protein sequence MQTPTPSLTRRDTGRDDGRDDGRDVSPTLRRPRADDAPALAELLGHPGVQPWLLQLPFTSEAFWRERLGKTPDVQSGELQLLAFDGDRLLGSAGLHLVGPQARRRHAMALGIGVHPDAQGTGVGTALMSALIQQADDWLGTLRIELTVFADNLRAIRLYERFGFVHEGRLRAYALRSGRYVDCLSMARLHPHPPRWD, from the coding sequence ATGCAGACCCCGACGCCGTCCCTCACCCGCCGCGACACCGGCCGCGATGACGGTCGCGATGACGGTCGCGACGTCAGCCCGACCCTGCGCCGCCCTCGTGCCGACGACGCGCCCGCCCTGGCTGAGCTGTTGGGCCACCCCGGGGTGCAGCCGTGGCTGCTGCAATTGCCGTTCACCTCCGAAGCCTTCTGGCGTGAGCGTCTGGGCAAGACGCCCGATGTGCAGTCCGGCGAGTTGCAACTGCTGGCGTTCGACGGCGATCGGCTGCTGGGTTCGGCCGGTCTGCATCTGGTCGGCCCCCAAGCACGCCGCCGGCATGCAATGGCGCTGGGGATCGGCGTTCATCCGGACGCGCAAGGCACCGGCGTCGGCACGGCCTTGATGTCGGCCTTGATCCAGCAGGCGGATGACTGGCTGGGAACGCTTCGGATCGAACTCACCGTCTTTGCGGACAACCTGCGCGCGATCCGGCTCTATGAGCGTTTCGGCTTCGTGCATGAAGGCCGCTTGCGCGCCTATGCGCTGCGCAGCGGACGCTATGTCGATTGCCTGAGCATGGCCAGACTGCATCCCCATCCGCCGCGCTGGGATTGA
- a CDS encoding SET domain-containing protein, with protein MPRLSSLPVAPPAAVDADARVPVSRQPGQKGQPLPAERFELTVGPSPIDGLGVFAGEAIPARRKIGEMRGEVVPVREARRRIEGKRRIHVVEVTHKTAIDATRSDCALRHVNHSCSPNAVLRIRQGRAEFYAMRDIEPGEEICADYGESHHEGRLRCRCGAPNCKGRL; from the coding sequence ATGCCTCGTCTGAGTTCCCTTCCTGTCGCGCCGCCGGCTGCGGTCGATGCCGATGCGCGTGTGCCGGTCTCGCGCCAGCCCGGCCAGAAAGGCCAGCCGCTGCCCGCCGAGCGCTTTGAGCTCACCGTGGGACCGAGCCCGATCGACGGCCTCGGCGTCTTCGCCGGCGAGGCCATCCCCGCCCGGCGCAAGATCGGCGAGATGCGCGGCGAGGTCGTGCCTGTGCGGGAGGCCCGCCGGCGCATCGAGGGCAAGCGTCGCATTCATGTGGTCGAGGTGACCCACAAGACCGCCATTGATGCCACCCGCTCGGACTGCGCGCTGCGGCATGTCAATCACAGCTGTTCCCCTAATGCGGTGCTGCGGATTCGGCAGGGTCGTGCGGAGTTCTATGCCATGCGTGACATCGAGCCCGGCGAAGAGATCTGCGCGGACTACGGCGAGAGCCATCACGAGGGCCGCCTGCGGTGCCGGTGCGGCGCGCCGAATTGCAAAGGCCGGCTCTGA